From the uncultured Methanomethylovorans sp. genome, the window ACGATGTCAACACAATGGAAAGTGCTACATCTGCTTTGGCAAGATATGATATAACATTTGATGCAGTACCTCCCGGACAACAACCTAAGAGTACCACACCTGCTGTTAGTTCAGGTGAAAGTGCAAAAACCCTTGCAATGGCATATCCTATGAAAGGCATCAAAGTATATTGTAGTACAGTTCCAATAAAAACTGCTTTAGGTCTCTTGAAAACAAGCAAAAAGTCTTCAAGGGCAAGTGTCATACCCATTCCGAACATCACAAGTCCCAGCAGAAAAGGAATTATATCTTTATAGGGTAGAAATATATCAGGGGATAAAAGAGCAATAGCTGAAAGAATGATAGCCCATAAAGGAAATAAAGAAGTGAACTTTTGTAACATAAAACACCTTAAATGCTATGCTTAAGTTTTAGCAGACATACTATTTATATATAAGTATAATAAATGTGCAATGGATTCCTGCTTACTATATTCTATAGACTGTTTCTTAGTACTTAAAGCACTAATTAAATAGATTTTTAAAGATACTTTTAATTTACATACAAATATGTATATTTGTATCTGCTTCCGGGATGAAAAAGGAAGCAGTACCACAATATAGTAAGCGTTTACTTATATACTTATCCTAAAATATATTGTAATAAATTGTATCTAATTTATGTTTAGTTTGACATAATTTTCCCAAACACTTATTAAGTATTAAATGCTACCACTTTCTAGACTAATTTCATATTTAATACTACTATAAACTATATCTATATTTTTATACATTGGAGTTAACTAAGTATTGGGAGAGTCTCAGAATGTTTAGTATGTATGGTGAAGAAATAGGTCAGAAGCTTAGCTTTTTTAGAGCAGTTAAATCGTATCAGATAATATTGCTCGTATTGCATATCATATGTTGCTTTTTTTTATTAACTGGGCAATCTGTCGAAAAGAAACGTATTTTATCTACAATTAATACTAAAAACAAATCTTTAGCAAAGAAAGTACCAACGATGCTCATATGTTTTTCAATTTATTTTCTTTTGTTTTCGATTGCTGCATCGAGTATATGCTCGGCAGCAACTGTATATGTAGATACAAATGCGACTGGAAAATACACAGCCAATGTGACAACTGATGGAATCTACATTTGTGATGGAACAAATGATGAGGTTGAGATCAATAAGGCATTAGCGTATATTGATGGTCTTGGTGGTGGTACTGTCTACCTAAAAGGACCAAACACATATTGGATAGATGCAACTATTCAGATGGGCTCAAATACAATTCTCACCGGAGATTCAACTGCTTGTATTAAGCTGATAGCAAATGCAGGATGGGCTGTTGATGTTCCATTAATCAGAAATAAAAGTGGGGATTATAAAAATTTCACAATCACAGGATTTGAGATTGACGGGAACAGTGAACAGCAATCTGTAGACCGCGGTGATGGATATTATAATCTGATGTATTTTGATGACTGTAAAGGAATAACAGTAACAGACATGCGTCTGGAATGGAGTACAGGCGACGGACTAAAAGCAAGAAATAGCCCTTATTCTTACACTTCTTCAGCAAATATCGTATTTTCAGATAATTCTGTATATAAACTTGGACATGATGCCCTTTACGTTCTGGGAATGAATGGTGTTACGGCAACCAACAATGATGTTTATACAAGAACTAACAGTGCTTTCAGGTTATCAAGTTCTGGTGAAGCAAAGATCTATAATAATATTATACATTCAGAAATTAGTGGGTCCTCCACAGGTCCAGGTATAGAAATTGATAAAAATAGTGGATACAAATCTGAAAATATTGAAATATATAACAATATATTCCATACCCTTAATGGTGCTGCTATCTGGATAGATGGCGAAGACAAAGATAACGTAAAACGTGGAAAGAATGTCCATGTACATCACAATATAATGTACAACGTAGGGCAATATAGTACTAATACAGGATACAGCAATGCAGCGATGATAATAGGACAATTCGATAATACAATAATAGAAAACAATGTCATAGATAATGGTGGGCATGCTGCTGTAAAGTATTATCAATATCCAAATTCTTACAAGATGAGTGCAGACTTCACAACTATTGTGAGAAACAATATTATCTTGAACTGCGCTAAAAACGTGAAAACAGGTATTTGGAATTATAATTCAGATCATCATGAATTTATTGTTTACAATAACTGTTTATATAATAATGCAAATGGTGCATACACTGGCGCAAATATTGGCCATAGCGACGATATATACCTTGATCCGCTATTTGCATCTTCTACAAGCCGTGACTATCACCTAAAGAGCAAAGCAGGTAGGTATTCAAGTGGAAAGTGGGTAGCTGATAGTACAACCAGCCCACTGATAGATGCAGGATATTCAAAATCTAGTTACAGCACTGAACCTTCTCCAAATGGAGGAATAATCAACATCGGCAGATATGGTAACACTGCTCAGGCGTCAAAAAGTTCTTCCACATCATCTCCTGTATCTAACAAAGCACCAGTTGCGAAGGCTGGCTCTGATAAGACCGTTTCCACAGGTTCAACTGTTAGTTTTGATGGTAGTTCTTCCTCAGATGACAAAGGTATAGCATATTATTCATGGGACTTTGATTCTTCAAATGGCATATCTGAAACCACCGGAATAACATCCACGTACAAATATTCAACTGCAGGAACTTACACTGTGACACTTACTGTCACAGACATATATGGGCAGAAATCTACAGATACATTAATAGTAGTGGTTGCTGATCCAGATGATCCACCAGTGGCAAATGCAGATGCGGATAAGACTACAACTACAGGCTCTGCTGTTAGCTTTGATGGTAGTTCGTCAACTGATGACAAAGGTATAACAACGTACTCATGGGACTTTGACGTCTCAAATGGCATAACTTCTGAAGCTTCAGGTAAGACAGCTACTCATACATATACAACTGCAGGAACCTATACTGTAACACTAACAGTTACAGACACAAGTGGTCAGACAGATACAGATACATTAAAAGTGGTTGTAAGTAGTAGTACTTCATCGGGTTCAGGATCAATCTCATATACACCTTGCTATGACAATAGGTTGCGTGAATCACTTCCGACTACTGTTCTTTCCACAAGTACATATATCGACGTTGGAAGGAGTACAGATAGCATATGCAGGAATGTAATGCTCTTTGATCTAAGTAACTACAAGACAACAGACACGGTATCTAAGGCAACCTTGTCGCTTTATTGGTATTATCCTGCAGGTACAACACGTAGTTCTGCTACAGTTGTGGAAATCTATAGGCCATGTTCATGGACACCAAGTTCTGTTACCTGGAATTCTTGGGCAACAGCAGGAGGAAACTGGTATGATAAAAGCGGTGTTGCTCAGGGTAGTACGCCATATGCAACTCTTACATTCCCGGCCAGCACAGTATCTGACAACCAATATTATGAGTTTGATGTAACACAGCTTGTGCAGGAATATGTAAGTGGTAAGTACAGTAATACTGGTTTCTTCATCAAAGCAAAGACTGAGAGCGATAACTACATTGCTTTCTATAGTTCGGATTGTGGAGATGACGCACATAAACCACTATTAAAAGTTACCACTGGTTCAGGTTCAACTTCAACAGATAATGCACCAGTTGCAAATGCTGGTGCTGATAAAACTGCAACTACAGGTACATCTGTTAGCTTTGATGGGAGTGCTTCCACTGATGATAAAGGCATAGCAACCTATTCATGGGACTTTAATACTTTAGATGGCATAACCTCTGAAGCGACCGGAGTTTCAACTACTCATACATTTGCTACGGCAGGAACATATACTGTAACTCTTACAGTAACCGATACTGCAGGGCAAAAATCCACGGATACGTTACAGGTGGTTGTTAGTAATAGCACTTCACCCAGTACAGGTTCCGGTACTTACACGCCTACTTATGACAATAGATTACGTGAGTCACTCCCAACTTCTGTTCTTTCCACAAGTGCATATATTGACGTTGGAAGGAGTGCAGATAGCGTGTGCAGGGATGTAATGCTGTTCGATCTGAGTGGATATAAGACAACAGATACGATATCTAAGGCAACACTGTCTCTTTACTGGTATTATCCTACAAGTGCACGTACTTCTGCTACTGCTGTGGAGATCTACAGGCCAGTTGCTTGGAATCCAAATTCTGTTACCTGGAATTCCTGGACAACAGCAGGAGGAAACTGGTATGATAAGAATGGCGCTGCTCAGGGAAGCACACCATATGCAACTCTTACTTTTTCAGCCAGCAAACTACCTGATAACCAATACTATGATTTTGATGTTACACAGCTTGTGCAGGAATATGTAAGTGGCAAGTACACTAATACTGGTTTCTTCATCAAGGCAAAGACTGAGAGCGGTAATTATATTGCATTCTACAGCTCGGATTGTGGAGATGATGCACATAAACCGAAGTTAACAATTACCACTGCTTCAGTAGATAATGCACCGGTTGCAAACGCTGGTGCTGATAAAACTGCAACTACAGGTACATCTGTTAGCTTTGATGGGAGTGCTTCCACTGATGATAAAGGCATAGCAACCTATTCATGGGACTTTAATACTTTAGATGGCATAACCCCTGAAGCGACCGGAGTTTCAACTACTCATACATTTGCTACGGCAGGAACCTATACTGTAACTCTGACAGTAACCGATACTGCAGGACAAAAATCCACGGATACGTTACAGGTAGTAGTAAGTAAAATAACCAGTACGATATCTTATACGCCTACTTATGACAATAGACTGCGTGAATCATCTCCAACTAGTGTTCTTTCAACTAGTACTTTTATTGATGTTGGGGAGCTTTCAGGAAGCCGTTATAGAGATGTGATGTTGTTTGATCTGAGTAGCTACAAGACAACTGATACAATATCTAAGGCAACATTATCGCTTTATTGGTATTATCCTGCAGGTACTAGCCGTACTTCTGATACTATTGTTGATATCTACAGGCCAGTTGCATGGGATACAAAGTCTGTAACTTGGACCTCAGGAAGCTGGTACGACAAGAACGGTGTTGCTCAGGGAAGCACACCATATGCAACTCTTACTTTCCCTGCAAGTACATTGCCTGGTAACAAATACTATGATTTTGATGTTACACAGCTTGTGCAGGAATATGTAAGTGGTAAGTACACTAATACTGGTTTCTTCCTCAAGGCAAAGACTGAGAGCGGTAATTATATTGCATTCTACAGCTCGGACTGGACAACTGCTGCACAGAGGCCGAAGTTAACTATAATATGTTAACTCAAGGAAATAGACAAAATATTGCGAGCGAAAATATATTTCGCTCTACTTCTTTTTTATTCCACATTAAATTCAAATGAATTTATATTCCTTAATACGCTAATAAGTGCTTCATGAGACTTGATACTTATCTTGTGGATATGGGTTATTTTAGTTCCAGAGCACGTGCAAAGGATGCTATTATCCGCGGGAATGTAGAAGTTGAAGGAAATGTTGTTACCAAACCGTCTAAAGATGTCAGTACCGATCGACTTATTGAAGTCATTGAAGGGCTTGATATGCCAAAAGGATATTTCAAGCTAAAACTTATTCAGGAAACTTCCGGTATCATTTGTGAAGGAAATAGTGTTCTTGACTTGGGTTCAAGTGCAGGAGGATTTCTACTTTATGCTTCACAGATAGCAGGAAAAATACAAGGTCTAGAATATAGTAAAGATTTTTATGTGGAGCTTAACAAGATCACTGATAAACATGAAAATGTTAGTGTAAAGTTTGGAGATGTTTTCACAATTCCTTTGGAGGAATTGTCAGCTGATAATGTGGATGTTATACTAAGTGATATGACTCTTGAACCTGCTGATTCCCTTTTGGCACTTAAAAGAGTTCTCCCTTTACTAAAGGAAGGTGGGAAGTTGCTACAAGTCATTAAGATACAAAAACGTGAGAATAGGGAACCCATAATTTCTAAAATCGAAGATATGGGAGTTAAAATAGTTCAAGTTATAGAACCACAGAAGCAGGAGATATATGTGATTGCACGCAAGCCTTTAAAAGAAGTTGATGCATGAGGTGTCTGGATGACTTATAGATTGTTTGGCGAGGGCGATCCAATAAGACTTTTTGTAGGTGGTTTGCATGGAAATGAATGGATATATACATCAGATATACTGGAAAAACTTGAACCGCCTTCAACAGGTTCTCTGGCTGTGATACCTGTTGTATGCAAAGAAAAATACGTGTCTACCCTGGAAAAGCATTACTATAAAACTCTCGGCCAGCCCATTATACAAGCTGTGGAAGAACTAAAACCTAGTATTTACATTGAGTTTCATTCATATTCAAAGCAAAACCAGAAGCTTCTGACAGGTGCAGAACGTATTCATAAGACAGGAGTTCCTGCATATAGCCAGCTTGATAATGATGTGCTTCTGGGTTCGGTATCTCCCGTCATAAGAAGAGAATACTTTCCTATGGAAGCACTATGCCTGTCTTTTGAGATCCAGAAAGATAATCCCTTATCAAAGGATTATGGGACCAGACTCGCGAGAATAATGAAAGAATGCTTATCAAAAGATCATTTTATCGAGCAATTGAAAAAAACATACCCTGTTCAGACCTCTAAAGTAATAGAGGATTACAGAAAATTTTATGGTTTGTAAGTAAGGCTTACAAACCATGGATTTTTACCATCTTTTGGCTAGTTCTCCAGTTAGCCCATGTTGTAATTGTTGATGTTGTGTGCAGGGTTAACATCCTGCATATCCTTTTCCTGAGCCTTGAGCATGTCATCAACACGCAATATCATGGCAGATACTTCTGATGCAGACTTGATAGCCTGTGTCTTAACACGAAGTGGATCAATAATACTGTCCTTCATCATGTCCTCAATCTTACCTGAGTACACGTTTATACCACTGTTCTTATTCTTTCCAGATTCAGCACGCAGCTGCAACAGCATATTAATCTTGTCAAGTCCTGCATTCTCTGCAATTGCCTTTGGTATTTCTTCCATAGCATCTGCAAAAGCATGGATAGCAAGCTGCTCACGTCCCTCGATGGTGGATGCATAAGAGCGCAATCCCTGTGCAACAACCATTTCAGAAGCTCCTCCGCCAGGCACTATTGCCTTATCTTCGAGCACGGACTTTACAACATTGAGAGCATCATCAAAAACACGCTCGATGTTATCAGTAACATGTTCACTGCCTGCCTTTATGAGGATAGTCACAGTATTGGATTTCTTGAAACCTGTGATGAGTGTTTTCTCTTCATATTCAGATTCCTGCTCCACCACTTCGGCAAATCCAAGGTCATCAGCACTGATCTCGTTCATGTTTCTTACAAGCTTAGCACCGGTAGAAAGGGAAAGTACGGTCATATCCTCATCTTTCAGCCTTCTGCAGGTGTAGATTTTGTGCTTCATAAAATAGTGAACAGCACTATCATCTATGTTCTTGGAAGAGAAGACTACGTTGGCACCTGTGGCTATGACCTTATCCAACATTTTATTGAAATTGACCGTTTCCTGGTCCTTAAAGGCAAACATTTCCTCGACACTTCCAAGCTGAATCTTTGACTTGGTATTAGTCTTGGCAACCTCTATTGGCATATCCAGCAGCGCAATCTTTGCGTTTTCAACTTTAGCAGGGGTGTCAGGGTGAAGACGATATTTATTGATGTAAATTCCCTTTACTATCTGTGTATCTGTGATCTTGCCGCCAGCCTCTTTCCGGATAACAATCTTGTCATCTATATTGTACTTGCCATTTTCCTCTATTGCCAGCACTGCATCAACACATACCTTTGATAGATAGCCTGAAGAAGCTTCAGGGGCTTTACCTGTGATAGAGGTCTCTGCTATCTTCTCAAGTATTTTTCGATCATCCTTCTTAACCTTTGTTGCAAAGTTTTCCAGGATCTCAATAGCTTTCTGGGCAGCAAGGTTGTAACCCTTAAAAATAACTATGGGGTGGAGACCTTTTTCAATAAGTTCTCCGGCTTTGTCCATGAGACTGCCTGCTATCACAACAGCGCTGGTGGTGCCGTCCCCTGCAATGTCTTCTTGTGTCTTAGCGACCTCAACAATCATTTTTGCAGTGGGGTGCTCTATCTCCATTTCCTTGAGTATAGTGGCACCGTCGTTGGTAAGAACAATATCTCCAAGAACATTGACCAGCATTTTGTCCATACCCTTCGGTCCTAAGGTAGAACGTACCAGCTTTGCAACTGCTTTAGCAGCATTGATATTCATAGAAAGGGCATCTTTACCCTGTGCATGCTCTGTTCTTGGGTCAATAATATAAACCGGCTGACCTCCATATTGTCCTGCCATTTGTATTGACATGCCTTGTTGTGCCATTATTTTGAACCTCCTGAATCCAGATGATGAACTTGTTTTAATGTATCTTTTTTACGTATGAATTGAACTAACTGTATATGGTTCTATAAAAACGTTTCGATATGCATATGTGTGCTTTTGTATGGTCAAAGCATTTAAATCATAAAATCCATTTCTCGGTTATGTTGACCTTCATAGGATTGGGACTCTTTGATGAAAAAGACATCTCTCTAAAAGGACTTGAAGCTATTGCCCAGGCAAACAGGGTATATGTAGAGTTCTATACATCCAGGCTTATGGGAACTACCGTGGCGAGAATGGAAGAATTGTATAATAAAACGATAACAGTACTCACACGGGAAGAGGTGGAACAATACCCGGATTGGCTAAGTTTCGCCAAGAATGAAAATGTGGTTTTTCTAACAGGGGGAGATACAATGGTTTCCACCACCCATGTTGACCTGCGCTTGCGTGCAATGGAAATGGCCATCAGTACAAAACTTGTTCATGGCTCGTCAATATCGTCAGCAGTATGTGGACTTACCGGTCTGCAGAACTATAGGTTTGGAAAAGCCGTTACTGTACCTCATCCATATACAAGTAGCAGAGGGAAAACTGTCATATCGGAAACCCCTTATGATACTATTCTTCAAAACCTTGAACATGGGCTTCATACTCTTGTTTTCCTTGATATTGATAAAGAAAAAGGTTACATGACAGTGAACCAGGCATTGGACCTTCTTCTGCAGGTGGAAGAAAAGAAAAGCATAAAAATACTGCAGGACAGGATAGCAGTTGGCATAGCCAGAGCCGGATCCGACTCCCCATCGGTTGTAGCAGATTACATTAAAAGCCTGATTGATTTTGATTTCGGTGCACCCCTTCATATATTAGTGATTCCGGCAGATACGCATTTTGTTGAAGCAGAGGCGTTAGTACAGTTGGCACATGCACCAAAATCAATACTTGAAATGCATAACCAGTAGTGGCGTATACTAATATAAAGGTACAAATCTATATATCAAAACAGCATAGAATATATCTAGTATATACAAAATATATTGCTATTTAAATTAATATATGAGGGAAAAATGGTTCGAGATGCAGTTGGCGTGATATTCGGAGAAGCAGGGACATCCAACTTCAGGATACTATTATCAGATAGCACCAGTGTGCATCAGGGAGGATACGTAAAAGCCTGGCATGAGGTCGATGGCTGGGTGCTTGCACAGGTACTATCCATTACCCGTTCCGGAGATAGTTACTCTATAGAGGAGGCAAAGAACGGTACCCGTAAGGACAAAAGCGGGGATAGGATAATCGCTGATGTAACGGTCATAGGCAAACGTGATGATTCAGGTCTGTTACGGTCACCTACAACTCCTTTTAGTCCGGGAGACCCTATCTACAAAGCGAACAATGAACTTATATGCAGTTCCCTTGGGCTCTCTGGAAAAGAAATGTTCATTGGCATGCTGGAAGGCACTGATATACCCGTACATCTCAATGTGAATAGTCTTGTACAGAAACACTGCAGTATCCTTGCAAAGACAGGAAGCGGCAAATCCTATACTGCGGGTGTGCTCCTTGAAGAGATGCTAGACAGAAAGGTACCTCTGCTTATTATTGACCCACATAGTGAATATGCATCTTTGAAAGAAGAAGGAACAATCAGTACAGAAGTTGCAGGCAGGTTCAAGGTCGCGCCAAAATCATACGCACAGTATGTTACTGTATACACTCCTGCCAACAAGAGCCTGAATCCTAAAGCCGATGAAGTGTTTCGGCTTAACGGCATGAACCTGACAGCAAAAGAATTAAGTGAAGCTTTTCCCAACAATTTCACCAGCACTCATATAGGGATCCTTTATGAAGCTATTGATAAGATCAAAGCTGAAATGGAAACCTATACCCTCGATGAAATAATTTTTGAGGTAAAGAACAATGATAGTAAGGCAAAGTGGAATGTGATCAGCCATCTTGAAGAAATAAGAGAAACAGGCATACTTTCAACCAATCCTACATCAATTGAGGATCTGGTTCAACCGGGAAGAGCTGCCATCATAGATTTCAAAGGTGTGAATCCTGATATTCAGTCGATGATCGTTGCGCGCTTGTGCAGTACGTTATTCGAAGCTCGAAAGATGAATACCATCCCCCCTGGTATGCTGGTGGTGGAAGAAGCTCATAACTATGCTCCTGAAAAAGGTTTCAGCAAAACCTTAAGCTCAGATATACTACGGACAATTGCCTCAGAAGGGCGTAAGTTCGGTCTTGGAATGATGGTAATTTCCCAGAGGCCTGCACGTGTAGACAAGAACGTTCTTTCTCAGTGCGGCACACAGATCATCATGAAGGTCACTAACCCCAATGACCTGAAAGCTATTAGCAAAGGTCTTGAAGGTGTAAGTTCCTATGTGGAGGACGAACTCATGCGCCTGCCGCCGGGAGTCGCGATGCTGGTGAGCACTGATATTGAACGACCTATTCTGATAGACATAAGGGTGCGTAAAAGTAAACACGGTGGAGAGTCTGTTAATGTAATGCGAAGTGTTAACTTTAACTCTTCTCCGGCAGCACCGGCTAGGAAGCCACCGATAGAATCTGGACACATTTCACCTGTAATAGAACATCACGTCAAAGAAGAGTATATACCTGTTCAGACTACTACAGCTCCTCCTCCCAAGAGAAAACCGTCAAAGGAAGTAAAAACAGAAGAAGGAGGCGGTCTTTTCAAGAAAATATTTGGTGCGAGTAAATGAGGAGGGAATAGCTTGCCAGCTGATCTGAATGAAAAGGTTAAAAGATATGAGAACCTACTAAGGCAAGCGCTGGAAAAAGCAGAGTTTGCACCTATTAAGGATTCACATATGTACGCTGTCGCAAATGACTTTCATACGATGGCAAAATCATATTACGAAGATGGTATCCACTTTATACGACAGGAAGATCCTGTGAACGCACTGATATGTTTCAGTTATGGACACGCTTGGCTGGATGCAGGGGCGCGTCTAGGAGTGTTTAGAGTGGACGATGATAAATTGTTTACTATATGAATCCTGCAAGGTGACAAAACTCAATTTCCCGGAGACGAGTAAATGTCAAATTATAATGTTATACTTGAAGCTGCCTGGTTGGTCAGAGATGTGAACAGTCCGGATGATGCCATAGGTGTGGCAATTTCTGAGGCTGGCAAAAGACTGAACCCTAAACTCGATTTTGTGGAAGTGGATGTTGGCACCACATATTGCCCGGCTTGTGAAGAAGCATTTAGTAGTGTTTTCCTGACCGCTAATACTGCTATTGTAGGTCTGGTCCTTGAGATGAAGGTATTCGATGCCGAAACTGAGGAACATGCATCACGAATAGCTAAATCTGTTATTGGAAGGGCATTGAGAGATGTTCCTCTAAAAATCGTTGATGTTGAAGAGTTCCAGTAAGGTAGAGAGGTATACTATGGACAGGACAATATCTGTTGTAGGGCATGCAGCCATAGATCTGCTTTTTGACGTAGAGCACATTTCCTGCCATAATGAATCTTACCCTATTATTGACTACCATGAATATTTCGGAGGCGGGGCTGCCAATATTGCAGTGGGTATTGCCAATCTTGGCGGTAAAGGCCAGCTAATATCTGCTGTTGGCGAGGACTTTGGAAGTTCTGGATACGAGGAATATCTTATGTCTTTGGGCGTAGACTTATCTTTACTATATAGATGTAAAGATCAGAAAGTTACAAAGGCATTTGTTTTTACCGACAGTGATCACAATCAAAGCACATATTTCCACTGGGGTGCATCTGCGCTTCTGAAAAAGCTGGAACCTCCGGAAGTTGAATTTGTACATCTTGCAACTTCTGAATGCTCTTTTAATGCAAGGATAGCAAAAAAAGCGGGTTTTGTCTCATTTGATCCTGGACAGGATCTTATAACCTATAATCGTAAAGACCTGGATACCATATTGGAACACACGGATATACTTTTCACAAATCGTCATGAGATAAAGAGAGTTTGTGATATGACCGGCCGTTCTTTTGAGGAACTCAAAACAAGCATAGGGACTATTGTGGTTACCTATGACTCACGGGGAAGCAGAATACATACGGAAGATGCAGAATATTGCATACCTGTAGTGCCTGTAAAAGCCGTTGATCCCACCGGTGCAGGTGACGCATACAGAGCAGGGTTCCTATTAGCTTTCACACGAGGATATGGTATGGAAACCTGTGGCAGAATAGGTGCGACAGTTGCATCCTTTGCAGTAGAGGTCATAGGTTGCCAGGTAAAATTGCCTACATGGA encodes:
- a CDS encoding disaggregatase related repeat-containing protein codes for the protein MFSMYGEEIGQKLSFFRAVKSYQIILLVLHIICCFFLLTGQSVEKKRILSTINTKNKSLAKKVPTMLICFSIYFLLFSIAASSICSAATVYVDTNATGKYTANVTTDGIYICDGTNDEVEINKALAYIDGLGGGTVYLKGPNTYWIDATIQMGSNTILTGDSTACIKLIANAGWAVDVPLIRNKSGDYKNFTITGFEIDGNSEQQSVDRGDGYYNLMYFDDCKGITVTDMRLEWSTGDGLKARNSPYSYTSSANIVFSDNSVYKLGHDALYVLGMNGVTATNNDVYTRTNSAFRLSSSGEAKIYNNIIHSEISGSSTGPGIEIDKNSGYKSENIEIYNNIFHTLNGAAIWIDGEDKDNVKRGKNVHVHHNIMYNVGQYSTNTGYSNAAMIIGQFDNTIIENNVIDNGGHAAVKYYQYPNSYKMSADFTTIVRNNIILNCAKNVKTGIWNYNSDHHEFIVYNNCLYNNANGAYTGANIGHSDDIYLDPLFASSTSRDYHLKSKAGRYSSGKWVADSTTSPLIDAGYSKSSYSTEPSPNGGIINIGRYGNTAQASKSSSTSSPVSNKAPVAKAGSDKTVSTGSTVSFDGSSSSDDKGIAYYSWDFDSSNGISETTGITSTYKYSTAGTYTVTLTVTDIYGQKSTDTLIVVVADPDDPPVANADADKTTTTGSAVSFDGSSSTDDKGITTYSWDFDVSNGITSEASGKTATHTYTTAGTYTVTLTVTDTSGQTDTDTLKVVVSSSTSSGSGSISYTPCYDNRLRESLPTTVLSTSTYIDVGRSTDSICRNVMLFDLSNYKTTDTVSKATLSLYWYYPAGTTRSSATVVEIYRPCSWTPSSVTWNSWATAGGNWYDKSGVAQGSTPYATLTFPASTVSDNQYYEFDVTQLVQEYVSGKYSNTGFFIKAKTESDNYIAFYSSDCGDDAHKPLLKVTTGSGSTSTDNAPVANAGADKTATTGTSVSFDGSASTDDKGIATYSWDFNTLDGITSEATGVSTTHTFATAGTYTVTLTVTDTAGQKSTDTLQVVVSNSTSPSTGSGTYTPTYDNRLRESLPTSVLSTSAYIDVGRSADSVCRDVMLFDLSGYKTTDTISKATLSLYWYYPTSARTSATAVEIYRPVAWNPNSVTWNSWTTAGGNWYDKNGAAQGSTPYATLTFSASKLPDNQYYDFDVTQLVQEYVSGKYTNTGFFIKAKTESGNYIAFYSSDCGDDAHKPKLTITTASVDNAPVANAGADKTATTGTSVSFDGSASTDDKGIATYSWDFNTLDGITPEATGVSTTHTFATAGTYTVTLTVTDTAGQKSTDTLQVVVSKITSTISYTPTYDNRLRESSPTSVLSTSTFIDVGELSGSRYRDVMLFDLSSYKTTDTISKATLSLYWYYPAGTSRTSDTIVDIYRPVAWDTKSVTWTSGSWYDKNGVAQGSTPYATLTFPASTLPGNKYYDFDVTQLVQEYVSGKYTNTGFFLKAKTESGNYIAFYSSDWTTAAQRPKLTIIC
- a CDS encoding SAM-dependent methyltransferase, translated to MRLDTYLVDMGYFSSRARAKDAIIRGNVEVEGNVVTKPSKDVSTDRLIEVIEGLDMPKGYFKLKLIQETSGIICEGNSVLDLGSSAGGFLLYASQIAGKIQGLEYSKDFYVELNKITDKHENVSVKFGDVFTIPLEELSADNVDVILSDMTLEPADSLLALKRVLPLLKEGGKLLQVIKIQKRENREPIISKIEDMGVKIVQVIEPQKQEIYVIARKPLKEVDA
- a CDS encoding DUF2119 domain-containing protein, translating into MTYRLFGEGDPIRLFVGGLHGNEWIYTSDILEKLEPPSTGSLAVIPVVCKEKYVSTLEKHYYKTLGQPIIQAVEELKPSIYIEFHSYSKQNQKLLTGAERIHKTGVPAYSQLDNDVLLGSVSPVIRREYFPMEALCLSFEIQKDNPLSKDYGTRLARIMKECLSKDHFIEQLKKTYPVQTSKVIEDYRKFYGL
- the thsA gene encoding thermosome subunit alpha, with the protein product MAQQGMSIQMAGQYGGQPVYIIDPRTEHAQGKDALSMNINAAKAVAKLVRSTLGPKGMDKMLVNVLGDIVLTNDGATILKEMEIEHPTAKMIVEVAKTQEDIAGDGTTSAVVIAGSLMDKAGELIEKGLHPIVIFKGYNLAAQKAIEILENFATKVKKDDRKILEKIAETSITGKAPEASSGYLSKVCVDAVLAIEENGKYNIDDKIVIRKEAGGKITDTQIVKGIYINKYRLHPDTPAKVENAKIALLDMPIEVAKTNTKSKIQLGSVEEMFAFKDQETVNFNKMLDKVIATGANVVFSSKNIDDSAVHYFMKHKIYTCRRLKDEDMTVLSLSTGAKLVRNMNEISADDLGFAEVVEQESEYEEKTLITGFKKSNTVTILIKAGSEHVTDNIERVFDDALNVVKSVLEDKAIVPGGGASEMVVAQGLRSYASTIEGREQLAIHAFADAMEEIPKAIAENAGLDKINMLLQLRAESGKNKNSGINVYSGKIEDMMKDSIIDPLRVKTQAIKSASEVSAMILRVDDMLKAQEKDMQDVNPAHNINNYNMG
- the dph5 gene encoding diphthine synthase translates to MLTFIGLGLFDEKDISLKGLEAIAQANRVYVEFYTSRLMGTTVARMEELYNKTITVLTREEVEQYPDWLSFAKNENVVFLTGGDTMVSTTHVDLRLRAMEMAISTKLVHGSSISSAVCGLTGLQNYRFGKAVTVPHPYTSSRGKTVISETPYDTILQNLEHGLHTLVFLDIDKEKGYMTVNQALDLLLQVEEKKSIKILQDRIAVGIARAGSDSPSVVADYIKSLIDFDFGAPLHILVIPADTHFVEAEALVQLAHAPKSILEMHNQ